One genomic segment of Saccopteryx leptura isolate mSacLep1 unplaced genomic scaffold, mSacLep1_pri_phased_curated manual_scaffold_53, whole genome shotgun sequence includes these proteins:
- the LOC136387046 gene encoding insulin growth factor-like family member 1, which translates to MTPRCYVLGVSAALCIVTLLCSHGAPVTPTGAHLLLCQSHMRCGDKFYDPEQHCCYDDAVVPLSRTRKCGNCTFRVCFEQCCPWSFRREQTFVVKVKGHKCSLAPSLDDRFCASVI; encoded by the exons ATGACTCCTCGATGCTACGTCCTCG GTGTCTCTGCCGCTCTCTGCATTGTCACCCTCCTCTGCTCACACGGAGCTCCAG TGACTCCCACTGGTGCTCACCTGCTGCTGTGCCAGTCACACATGAGATGTGGGGACAAGTTCTATGATCCCGAGCAACACTGTTGCTATGACGATGCCGTGGTGCCCTTGAGCAGGACCCGAAAGTGTGGAAACTGCACCTTCAGGGTCTGCTTTGAGCAGTGCTGTCCCTGGTCATTCAGACGCGAGCAGACCTTCGTGGTAAAAGTGAAAGGCCACAAGTGTTCCTTGGCCCCATCCTTGGATGACAGGTTCTGTGCCAG TGTCATCTGA